Below is a genomic region from Pyrococcus kukulkanii.
TTGCTTCCTTAAGAATCTTCACGTAGAGTTCTTCGTAATGTCTCCAGTATATTCCATCAAACTTGTCGTTATGCCAGTTTAATGTCAATATTCCATGATATTCCTCCACAATATCCATGAGTTTTTTCACAAGCTCAAACGCTTTATCTACTGAGAGGCGCATATATTCAAAGAGCGTCCCATCCATAACGTTCAGCGGTATTTCAAGAACCTTAAATGTTTCATTACTGGCAGGATCGAAACCGTAGAATGGGTAAGGAACACCTCCCCTAAAGCCCACCAAATCGTTGTAACCAATAGTCGAGTCATATTTAAATCCAGCTTTTTCGAGAAGTTTCCAGGTTTCAGGTATTTTGAACCTGAGATAATGGTTGCGATATCCTTGGACTTTCTCCCCAGTAACTCTTTCCAGCCTGCTTTTCTCTTTCTTTAGCTGATTTAAATCGTTATAAGCAGTATAACTACCATGAAGACCAACTTCAAATCCCTCATCAAGAATCATTCGAAGCGTCCCTTTGAAGTCTTCAATCCTGTATCTAATTCCAGTTGGGTCTTTGTCTACGGCCATGAAGAAGAATGTCGATTTTGTCCCAAATTTCTTTTCAAGTTCGATTATCTTTTCAAAAGTGTTGTAGGGATTTTTCTGCCTTATAAGGAGATTGAACCCAATTTTAGGCTTCTTAATTAAATGATATGCATAATACCTCCAAGATGGCCTCACTAAATCTACATCATGGCTTAGCACAACTGCAAATTTTTTGTTGTTAGGATATCGCAAATAGGAATAAGACGAGGGAGTGATATTACCAACTTTAAGTATAGTGTTCAATGTTATTTCCTCAACTTTTTTGTCACCCAAATGATAAAATTCGAAAAGTTTCTTGGCATCCTTGGGATCAGCAGTTTCGTTTTGGAATATGATCCTTAGGTATTCTCTCATAGATATTCCCCCAAACATTTTACTCATTCTTGGACAGCTTTCCTTCTCAAAACCCTAT
It encodes:
- a CDS encoding polysaccharide deacetylase family protein → MREYLRIIFQNETADPKDAKKLFEFYHLGDKKVEEITLNTILKVGNITPSSYSYLRYPNNKKFAVVLSHDVDLVRPSWRYYAYHLIKKPKIGFNLLIRQKNPYNTFEKIIELEKKFGTKSTFFFMAVDKDPTGIRYRIEDFKGTLRMILDEGFEVGLHGSYTAYNDLNQLKKEKSRLERVTGEKVQGYRNHYLRFKIPETWKLLEKAGFKYDSTIGYNDLVGFRGGVPYPFYGFDPASNETFKVLEIPLNVMDGTLFEYMRLSVDKAFELVKKLMDIVEEYHGILTLNWHNDKFDGIYWRHYEELYVKILKEAKKRDAWLTNGIELVEWWVNENLGD